The proteins below are encoded in one region of Lactuca sativa cultivar Salinas chromosome 3, Lsat_Salinas_v11, whole genome shotgun sequence:
- the LOC111896333 gene encoding root allergen protein — protein MTLFNIDLEIPSKVAAPKLFKAYLDFNKVAPKVDPETYKSVEIIKGDGGPGTVNNITFADGLPFTNGKSKVDTIDAENLSLSYTIFEGDVLMGVSDSATHHIKFIPSADGGCTYKHTIVNKCIGDNKFTDDQVKLTKESFNKTFKAMEAHINANPNAY, from the exons ATGACTCTCTTTAATATTGATCTTGAAATCCCATCCAAGGTTGCTGCTCCTAAGCTCTTCAAGGCTTACCTTGACTTCAACAAGGTCGCACCCAAGGTCGATCCTGAAACATATAAATCAGTTGAAATCATCAAAGGTGATGGAGGCCCTGGAACAGTCAACAATATCACTTTTGCCGATG GTCTTCCATTTACGAATGGAAAATCTAAGGTTGATACTATTGACGCTGAAAACCTTAGTCTAAGCTACACGATCTTCGAAGGTGATGTTTTGATGGGTGTATCAGACTCTGCCACTCATcatataaagtttataccttcgGCTGATGGGGGATGCACGTATAAACATACAATTGTGAATAAATGCATAGGCGATAATAAGTTCACAGATGATCAGGTCAAGCTTACAAAAGAATCTTTTAACAAAACTTTTAAGGCGATGGAGGCCCATATCAATGCCAATCCTAATGCTTACTGA